The following proteins are encoded in a genomic region of Mycolicibacterium confluentis:
- a CDS encoding SulP family inorganic anion transporter — MSTETTTTPADPPSESPARLSIPWWTRGDTNAFFGLGFNILVNVLTLTGLMIGVVGVPAGDVLGTVLPALGVALVLGNLYYTFLARRLARRENRTDVTALPYGPSVPHMFIVVFVVMLPVYLNTDDAIQAWTAGLAWAFMIGVIVMIGAFVGPYIRKLTPRAAMLGTLAGISITFISMRPAAQMWEVAWIGLPVLAIILIGFFTDVKLPFGIPVGLAALLVGTAIGWIGGYMSAPDVGQAVSDIAIGIPDLRLDLLFSGLSNLAPLLGTAIPLGVYNFTEAMSNVESAAAAGDNYNLRSVLLADGAGAVVGSAFGSPFPPAVYIGHPGWKDAGGRAGYSLASGLVIGLFCFLGLFGVLASLLPTPAIVPILLYIGLLIGAQAFQAVPRLHAIAVVAALLPNLAEWAKTQIDNALNAAGTSAAEVGMEALGGAGVVYEGLKTLGEGAILVGLILGTMVTFILDKKFLYAALASAVGAVLSFIGLIHAPEVTWAANPSVALGYVFFGLACIAYWFLPGGKTPADPEELDEADIVAGH, encoded by the coding sequence ATGAGCACCGAGACCACCACCACGCCCGCCGACCCCCCGTCCGAGAGTCCAGCGCGATTGTCGATCCCCTGGTGGACACGGGGTGACACCAACGCCTTCTTCGGCCTCGGATTCAACATCCTGGTCAACGTCCTGACACTGACCGGCCTGATGATCGGCGTCGTCGGCGTCCCCGCCGGGGATGTGCTGGGCACGGTGCTGCCCGCTCTCGGTGTGGCACTGGTCCTGGGCAACCTCTACTACACCTTCCTGGCGCGACGACTCGCGCGGCGCGAGAACCGAACGGATGTCACGGCATTGCCGTATGGGCCGTCCGTGCCGCACATGTTCATCGTGGTGTTCGTCGTCATGCTGCCGGTGTACCTCAACACCGACGACGCCATCCAGGCCTGGACCGCCGGCCTGGCGTGGGCATTCATGATCGGCGTGATCGTGATGATCGGCGCCTTCGTCGGCCCCTACATCCGTAAGCTCACGCCGCGCGCGGCGATGCTCGGCACGCTGGCCGGCATCTCCATCACGTTCATCTCGATGCGACCCGCGGCCCAGATGTGGGAGGTGGCCTGGATCGGCCTGCCCGTGCTCGCGATCATCCTGATCGGCTTCTTCACCGACGTGAAACTTCCGTTCGGGATTCCGGTCGGCCTGGCCGCACTGCTCGTCGGCACCGCCATCGGGTGGATTGGCGGGTACATGTCTGCACCCGACGTCGGCCAGGCGGTGTCCGACATCGCCATCGGCATCCCGGACCTGCGACTCGATCTGCTGTTCTCGGGCCTGTCCAATCTGGCCCCGCTGCTGGGCACCGCAATCCCCTTGGGCGTGTACAACTTCACCGAGGCCATGAGCAACGTCGAGAGCGCCGCGGCCGCGGGCGACAACTACAACCTGCGCAGCGTGCTGCTGGCCGACGGGGCCGGTGCCGTCGTCGGATCGGCGTTCGGGTCGCCGTTCCCGCCCGCGGTCTACATCGGGCACCCCGGCTGGAAGGACGCCGGCGGGCGCGCGGGCTACTCGCTGGCCAGCGGCCTGGTGATCGGGCTGTTCTGCTTTCTCGGGCTGTTCGGGGTGCTCGCCTCACTGCTTCCGACGCCAGCAATCGTGCCGATCCTGCTCTACATCGGTCTGCTGATCGGAGCTCAGGCGTTCCAGGCCGTGCCACGCCTGCACGCGATCGCCGTGGTCGCCGCGCTGCTGCCCAACCTGGCCGAATGGGCCAAGACGCAGATCGACAATGCGCTCAACGCGGCGGGCACGTCAGCGGCCGAGGTGGGCATGGAGGCCCTGGGCGGCGCCGGTGTGGTCTATGAGGGCCTGAAAACCCTTGGCGAGGGCGCGATTCTGGTCGGCCTGATCCTGGGCACCATGGTCACCTTCATCCTGGACAAGAAGTTCCTCTACGCTGCCCTCGCTTCGGCCGTCGGTGCGGTGCTGTCGTTCATCGGGCTCATCCATGCGCCCGAGGTGACGTGGGCGGCCAATCCCTCGGTGGCACTCGGTTATGTGTTCTTCGGCCTGGCATGCATCGCGTACTGGTTTCTGCCCGGCGGTAAGACCCCCGCCGACCCCGAGGAACTGGACGAGGCCGACATCGTCGCGGGGCACTGA
- a CDS encoding cysteine hydrolase family protein, with the protein MTETTEIPAAPSPYPLIAGRTALIVIDMQRDFLLPGGFGESLGNDVGQLLKVVPPLAALIAAARDAGIMVIHTREGHEPDLSDCPPAKLTRGAPSKRIGDDGKYGRILIRGEYGHDIVDELAPIDGEVVIDKPGKGAFYATELQDILTAAGITQLLVTGVTTEVCVHTTTREANDRGYECLVVSDCVGSYFPEFQRVGLEMIAAQGGIFGWVADSASVIPALTILAVSAA; encoded by the coding sequence ATGACAGAGACCACCGAGATTCCCGCCGCACCGTCCCCGTACCCGCTGATCGCGGGCCGGACCGCCCTCATCGTGATCGACATGCAGCGAGACTTCCTGCTGCCCGGCGGATTCGGTGAAAGCCTGGGTAACGACGTCGGCCAACTGCTCAAGGTGGTGCCACCGCTGGCGGCCCTCATCGCGGCCGCCCGGGACGCCGGAATCATGGTGATCCACACCCGAGAGGGCCATGAGCCGGACCTGTCGGACTGCCCGCCGGCCAAGCTCACCCGTGGCGCCCCATCGAAACGCATCGGCGACGACGGGAAGTACGGCCGCATCCTGATCCGCGGCGAGTACGGCCACGACATCGTCGACGAACTGGCGCCCATCGACGGCGAGGTGGTGATCGACAAACCGGGCAAGGGTGCGTTCTACGCCACCGAACTGCAGGACATCCTGACCGCGGCCGGCATCACCCAACTGCTCGTCACCGGTGTCACCACCGAGGTCTGCGTGCACACCACCACCCGGGAGGCCAACGACCGCGGCTACGAATGCCTCGTCGTATCCGACTGCGTCGGTTCGTATTTCCCTGAATTTCAGCGCGTTGGCCTGGAGATGATCGCCGCGCAGGGCGGCATCTTCGGCTGGGTGGCCGACAGCGCGTCCGTGATCCCAGCCCTCACAATCCTCGCCGTCAGCGCCGCCTGA
- a CDS encoding allophanate hydrolase: MGVVSGPNLGPSIAEILDSHAGGTGSPTKTAARVADAIAARGDDGTWLSTVPREDLLAAAAEIERRPDARTLPLYGVPFGVKDSIDVAGVPTTLSCPDYSYIATHTAPAVQHLLDAGALYVGKTNLDQFATGLNGTRTPYTVPRSVFGGDMISGGSSSGSALAVALGQVPFAVATDTAGSGRVPAALNGVIGFKPSRGLISTVGLVPACKSLDCITMMASCIDDVDRVFDVMAARDDADPWSRDRGPRHSGHPLTVGLPAVDELEFFGDDDMRRAHLAFRERLTGQADTVEVSLAPFLAAGELLYQGPWVAERLVVFGEFLAAQPDSIHPVVRDILRSGEKYSAVDAFAALQRLQELRAQVGRVWRDIDVLVVPTIGTTFTVDEVVAAPIATNTTLGHYTHFGNLLDLLGVAIPVGTTTGGRPHSVTVLSAAQRDDAALHLAARILDEPREATRLDTPAADLTFAVPEEHS, translated from the coding sequence ATGGGAGTTGTGTCAGGGCCCAATCTGGGTCCGTCGATTGCGGAGATCCTGGATTCACACGCCGGCGGCACCGGCTCGCCGACCAAGACCGCAGCCCGCGTCGCCGACGCGATCGCGGCCCGCGGCGACGACGGGACATGGCTGTCGACCGTTCCGCGCGAGGATCTGCTGGCAGCCGCGGCGGAGATCGAACGCCGTCCCGACGCCCGCACCCTCCCGTTGTACGGCGTGCCGTTCGGCGTCAAGGACAGCATCGACGTCGCAGGCGTGCCCACGACGTTGTCGTGCCCGGACTACAGCTACATCGCTACGCACACCGCTCCCGCGGTCCAGCACCTGCTCGACGCGGGGGCGCTGTACGTCGGCAAGACCAACCTGGATCAGTTCGCCACCGGTCTGAACGGCACCCGCACGCCATACACCGTGCCGCGCAGCGTGTTCGGCGGCGACATGATCTCCGGCGGGTCAAGTTCGGGTTCGGCGCTGGCCGTCGCACTCGGGCAGGTTCCGTTCGCCGTCGCGACCGACACCGCCGGATCCGGCCGAGTGCCGGCAGCACTCAACGGCGTGATCGGCTTCAAACCATCGCGCGGACTGATCAGCACAGTCGGTCTGGTCCCGGCATGTAAGTCCCTGGACTGCATCACGATGATGGCGTCCTGCATCGACGACGTGGATCGTGTGTTCGACGTGATGGCCGCGCGTGACGACGCCGACCCATGGTCGCGGGACCGCGGACCGCGGCACTCCGGACACCCGCTCACGGTGGGCCTGCCCGCGGTCGACGAGTTGGAGTTCTTCGGCGACGACGACATGCGTCGAGCCCATCTGGCCTTCCGGGAGCGACTGACCGGCCAGGCCGACACCGTGGAGGTGTCCCTCGCGCCGTTCCTGGCCGCGGGTGAACTGCTCTATCAGGGGCCATGGGTGGCCGAGCGCCTCGTGGTGTTCGGCGAGTTCCTGGCCGCCCAACCCGATTCGATCCATCCCGTCGTGCGCGACATCCTGCGCAGCGGGGAGAAGTACAGCGCGGTCGACGCGTTCGCCGCCCTGCAGCGCCTCCAGGAACTGCGCGCCCAAGTCGGCCGGGTCTGGCGCGACATCGACGTCCTGGTGGTGCCCACGATCGGCACGACGTTCACCGTCGACGAGGTGGTCGCCGCACCCATCGCCACGAACACCACCCTGGGCCACTACACGCACTTCGGCAATCTGCTCGACCTCCTCGGTGTGGCCATCCCCGTCGGCACCACCACGGGCGGTCGCCCCCACAGCGTCACCGTGCTGTCCGCGGCCCAGCGCGACGACGCGGCACTGCACCTGGCCGCCCGGATTCTCGACGAACCACGCGAGGCCACCCGACTCGACACGCCCGCAGCAGATCTCACCTTCGCCGTCCCCGAGGAGCACTCATGA
- a CDS encoding GntR family transcriptional regulator: MSVAPESDLPVTLVELAASRLRDAILSGALAPGAKIVEEQLCADFGISRAPLREALRQLAQQGLVEHLPRRGSRVAEWSPEDIRQLFELRTVLERHAVETALPLSDPETALAPVHAALKAMEAASTDLARDDAHRAFHAAVVGLAANRQLDITLEPILLKLQLPMAANLRGEARHHHREDGVARHRAILTALENNDTAAAVEATSGHGHLTYLPL, encoded by the coding sequence ATGTCTGTCGCACCCGAATCCGACCTGCCGGTCACCCTCGTCGAACTCGCAGCCTCCCGCCTGCGCGACGCGATCCTCAGTGGTGCCCTGGCTCCGGGCGCCAAGATCGTCGAAGAGCAGTTGTGCGCCGACTTCGGGATCAGTCGTGCGCCACTCCGGGAGGCGCTGCGCCAACTGGCTCAGCAGGGCCTGGTGGAGCATCTACCGCGCCGCGGATCCCGGGTCGCCGAATGGTCGCCGGAGGACATCCGGCAGTTGTTCGAACTGCGGACAGTCCTGGAGCGCCATGCGGTCGAGACGGCGTTGCCGCTGTCCGATCCAGAGACCGCGTTGGCGCCGGTCCACGCTGCACTGAAGGCAATGGAGGCGGCGTCCACCGATCTGGCCCGCGACGACGCGCATCGGGCCTTCCACGCGGCCGTCGTCGGATTGGCCGCCAACCGGCAACTCGACATCACCCTCGAACCCATTCTGTTGAAGCTCCAACTGCCGATGGCGGCGAACCTGCGCGGCGAGGCCAGGCACCACCACCGCGAAGACGGGGTCGCCCGGCACCGAGCCATCCTGACGGCGTTGGAAAACAACGACACCGCGGCCGCGGTCGAGGCGACTTCCGGGCACGGGCACCTGACGTACCTGCCTTTGTAG
- a CDS encoding ABC transporter permease, producing MLTAALRDLQWRRRRFLIAIIGTAFVFAMTLVLTGLANGFRVEARNTVNSFGVDHFLIQAGAVGPFLGSVPFSASEVRAVQRIPGVQAAAPLVYAGVTALDNGVPRTMNLFGAPTEGPGMPVMSQGRPPANQDEIAVSSTLGRSLGDDLEIAKLQLKVVGIVENSTVLAKQPNLFLTVAGAQRLVYGGEPVVSSIGIRGDPERIPDGFRAVDRQSAIDDMLRPLKVAVDAITVMAVLLWVVAALIVGSMIYMSALERVRDFAVFKAVGVPTRSVLAGLALQSVIVATVAAVLGALLSLVLAPLFPMRVDIPDGAFLLLPALAILIGLVASGAGLRRAVTVDPAVAFGGP from the coding sequence ATGCTCACCGCGGCGTTGCGTGATCTGCAGTGGCGACGCCGTCGCTTTCTGATCGCGATCATCGGCACCGCATTCGTGTTCGCGATGACGCTCGTGCTGACCGGTTTGGCCAACGGCTTTCGCGTCGAAGCCCGCAACACCGTCAACTCCTTCGGCGTGGACCACTTTCTGATCCAGGCGGGCGCGGTCGGTCCGTTCCTGGGTTCGGTCCCGTTCTCTGCCTCTGAAGTGCGTGCGGTGCAAAGGATTCCGGGTGTTCAGGCTGCTGCCCCGTTGGTGTACGCGGGCGTCACCGCGCTCGACAACGGGGTTCCTCGGACCATGAACCTGTTCGGCGCCCCCACCGAGGGGCCCGGGATGCCCGTGATGTCCCAGGGGCGCCCGCCGGCCAACCAGGACGAGATCGCGGTGTCCTCGACGCTGGGCCGCAGCCTCGGTGACGACTTGGAGATCGCCAAGCTTCAATTGAAAGTGGTCGGGATCGTCGAGAACTCGACGGTGCTGGCCAAACAACCCAACCTGTTCCTCACCGTCGCCGGCGCCCAGCGCCTCGTCTACGGCGGGGAGCCCGTGGTCTCCTCGATCGGGATCCGGGGTGACCCCGAACGCATACCCGACGGATTCCGGGCCGTGGACCGGCAGAGCGCGATCGACGACATGCTGCGCCCGCTCAAGGTCGCGGTCGACGCGATCACAGTGATGGCCGTGCTGTTGTGGGTGGTCGCGGCGCTGATCGTGGGCTCGATGATCTACATGTCGGCGCTGGAGAGGGTGCGCGATTTCGCGGTGTTCAAGGCGGTCGGGGTGCCCACCCGGTCGGTGCTGGCCGGACTGGCGCTGCAGTCCGTGATCGTCGCGACCGTCGCCGCAGTGCTGGGGGCGCTGCTCTCACTGGTGTTGGCGCCGCTGTTTCCGATGCGGGTCGACATCCCCGACGGGGCTTTCCTCCTTCTGCCCGCGCTGGCGATCCTGATCGGCCTGGTGGCCAGCGGTGCCGGCCTGCGCCGCGCGGTGACCGTCGATCCGGCCGTGGCATTCGGAGGTCCCTGA
- a CDS encoding ABC transporter ATP-binding protein: MRDLSIRDLVVEYSSGGYAVRPINGFDLDVAAKSLAILLGPSGCGKTTLLSCIGGILKPTSGRILFDDIDVTALDARSLARYRRCSVGIIFQAFNLVPSLNAAENVMVPMRAAGMGRREARTRAEELLSRVGLADRMTHRPGDLSGGQQQRVAVARALALDPPLILADEPTAHLDFIQVEEVLRLIRELADDDRVVVVATHDSRMLPLADQVVELVPDVGTADRPPETLEVPAGDVVFRQNTMGDLIYVVSSGEFEIVRELTDGDEELVSTATTGEYFGEIGPLFGLPRSATVRARSDGTLIGYTVKAFRERLGNNGIRDLIEHRPLDPD; the protein is encoded by the coding sequence ATGCGCGACCTGAGCATCCGCGACCTCGTTGTCGAATACTCCAGCGGTGGGTACGCGGTCCGTCCGATCAACGGGTTCGACCTCGACGTCGCGGCGAAGTCCCTGGCGATCCTGCTGGGCCCCAGCGGGTGCGGCAAGACCACACTGCTGTCCTGCATCGGCGGCATCCTCAAACCGACATCGGGTCGAATCCTGTTCGACGACATCGACGTGACTGCCCTGGATGCCCGCAGCCTGGCGCGCTACCGGCGCTGCAGTGTCGGCATCATCTTCCAGGCGTTCAATCTCGTGCCCAGTCTCAACGCCGCCGAGAACGTCATGGTCCCCATGCGTGCGGCCGGAATGGGTCGTCGGGAGGCGCGCACGCGGGCCGAAGAACTGCTCTCGCGCGTCGGCCTCGCGGATCGGATGACCCACCGTCCCGGCGACCTCAGCGGCGGTCAGCAGCAGCGAGTCGCGGTGGCCCGGGCGCTGGCGCTGGATCCGCCGTTGATCCTGGCCGACGAACCCACCGCGCACCTCGACTTCATCCAGGTCGAGGAGGTGCTGAGGCTGATCCGCGAATTGGCCGACGACGACCGGGTCGTGGTGGTCGCGACCCACGACAGTCGCATGCTGCCGTTGGCCGACCAAGTGGTGGAGTTGGTGCCGGATGTCGGCACCGCGGACCGCCCACCCGAGACGCTCGAGGTGCCCGCCGGGGACGTGGTGTTCAGGCAGAACACCATGGGCGACCTCATCTATGTGGTGTCCAGCGGTGAGTTCGAGATCGTGCGCGAACTCACCGACGGTGACGAGGAACTCGTGTCGACCGCCACGACGGGGGAGTACTTCGGCGAAATCGGTCCGCTGTTCGGTCTGCCGCGCTCGGCCACCGTGCGCGCCCGCAGCGATGGGACGCTCATCGGCTACACCGTGAAGGCGTTCCGGGAGCGCCTGGGAAACAACGGGATTCGGGATCTGATCGAGCACCGCCCGCTCGATCCCGACTGA
- a CDS encoding FUSC family protein, which yields MLRALALRPPWPYVGEVVRSLLGILLSVLVALELGSAAGAIAAGLSGAIAGAVALQDSRRGRLPLIVSASAGMALAAFVGQLTAVHPALYGVTVVLWCLVTGMVWAISANAGLVAASSSILLVTVPAADAGPREALTAALLALLGGLSQAVLVAAWPRQRWRGQRRVLTDAYGWLATGARRLAVDPDSILDPTPLIELRETATLTEHQARRRPPAHRGLYGLPERIAMTLNALRPHTDTPHLRAVLLATGDALQAISGSDSDTARTDAELALQHLTDASAALRGNVAAVVGRLREQVTEAVAVHFGDSDLLSATQAARTTIAAQWYGNSPILRHAVRLAGAVGAGTLIMAVAGVQNAYWIAVTVLLVLRPETAHTYTRCVARVAGTATGVVAASAVAAFLHPGPAVAAMLAVVFVAVAYAVVGLSYVPLAVALAAALTCLIDVSGAVDATTVSQRLVAIIVGGGLAVASHVILPDRSLVRLRQRAGELLKAEIDYAATVIRAFVHPLGHADETLAAVWERANRARSAFEATSGSARADAPEVRRWLMAYRAALNAVTGACATLEDQAHTAQPHTLDPRFVVAVDDYVDALRGEAPRPGRPWSLDARHLAEADQQLRDAATLLGKQDTAQRVLLAETETITRHLLTVADLARR from the coding sequence ATGTTGCGGGCCCTCGCCCTGCGGCCGCCGTGGCCGTACGTCGGCGAAGTGGTGCGAAGTCTGCTCGGAATCCTGCTGTCGGTGCTCGTGGCACTCGAGCTCGGCTCCGCCGCAGGCGCGATCGCGGCCGGGCTCAGTGGGGCGATCGCCGGCGCCGTGGCCCTGCAGGACAGCCGACGCGGCCGGCTTCCGCTGATCGTGTCCGCGTCGGCCGGAATGGCCCTCGCGGCGTTCGTCGGCCAACTCACCGCCGTGCACCCCGCCCTGTACGGGGTGACCGTGGTGCTGTGGTGTCTGGTCACCGGCATGGTGTGGGCCATCAGCGCCAATGCCGGACTGGTGGCCGCGTCGTCGAGCATTCTTCTGGTCACTGTGCCCGCGGCCGACGCCGGTCCACGCGAGGCGCTCACCGCAGCTCTGCTGGCCCTGCTGGGCGGCCTGAGCCAGGCCGTGCTGGTCGCGGCGTGGCCCCGCCAGCGCTGGAGAGGACAGCGGCGCGTCCTCACCGACGCGTACGGGTGGCTCGCCACGGGAGCGCGGCGGCTCGCCGTCGACCCCGACTCGATTCTGGATCCCACGCCACTGATCGAACTCCGCGAAACCGCGACGCTGACCGAACATCAGGCGCGGCGCCGGCCACCCGCGCACCGCGGGTTGTACGGGCTGCCGGAACGCATTGCGATGACGTTGAACGCGCTGCGCCCGCACACCGACACACCCCACCTCCGGGCCGTGCTGCTCGCCACTGGTGATGCCCTGCAGGCGATCTCGGGGTCCGACAGCGACACAGCGCGCACCGATGCCGAATTGGCGCTGCAGCACCTCACCGACGCATCGGCCGCCCTCAGGGGGAACGTCGCTGCGGTGGTGGGGCGACTGCGTGAACAGGTGACCGAGGCCGTCGCGGTGCACTTCGGCGACAGTGATCTGTTGTCTGCGACGCAGGCGGCCCGCACGACCATCGCCGCACAGTGGTACGGCAACTCGCCGATCCTGCGCCACGCCGTGCGACTGGCCGGGGCGGTCGGGGCCGGCACGCTCATCATGGCGGTCGCCGGGGTGCAGAACGCCTACTGGATCGCAGTGACGGTGCTGCTCGTGCTGCGCCCCGAGACCGCGCACACCTACACCCGGTGTGTCGCGCGCGTGGCCGGGACGGCGACCGGCGTCGTCGCGGCCTCGGCGGTCGCGGCGTTCCTGCACCCCGGGCCCGCGGTGGCCGCGATGCTCGCCGTGGTGTTCGTGGCCGTGGCGTACGCCGTGGTGGGCCTCAGTTACGTGCCACTCGCCGTCGCGCTTGCGGCCGCCCTGACCTGCCTGATCGACGTGTCCGGGGCCGTCGACGCCACCACCGTCAGCCAGCGCCTCGTGGCCATCATCGTGGGCGGCGGACTCGCGGTGGCCAGCCATGTCATCCTGCCCGACCGCTCTCTGGTCCGACTGCGACAGCGCGCCGGTGAACTGCTCAAGGCCGAGATCGACTATGCCGCCACGGTGATCCGCGCCTTCGTGCACCCACTGGGCCACGCCGACGAGACCCTGGCCGCGGTCTGGGAGCGCGCCAACCGCGCGCGCTCGGCGTTCGAGGCGACCAGCGGCAGTGCCCGGGCCGACGCGCCCGAAGTCCGCCGATGGCTGATGGCGTATCGCGCGGCGCTCAATGCCGTCACCGGGGCGTGCGCGACGCTGGAGGATCAAGCGCACACCGCGCAACCCCACACCCTGGATCCCCGATTCGTGGTGGCCGTCGACGACTACGTGGATGCACTTCGCGGCGAGGCGCCGCGGCCCGGGCGGCCGTGGAGCCTCGATGCACGCCACCTCGCCGAGGCCGACCAGCAACTCCGGGACGCGGCCACTCTGCTCGGCAAGCAGGACACCGCCCAGCGCGTGCTGCTCGCCGAGACCGAGACCATCACGCGGCACCTGCTCACAGTGGCCGATCTGGCTCGCCGGTGA
- a CDS encoding EthD domain-containing protein — translation MEKVIVILQPRVADDGWCDRLRGPVADALLDLGLPGLAVNVKDSAVRDSLMTLTTLDLPVAGVVTLWTQQYYGAEVAAAFEVLSNESDRLAGYLVTESVPLVPPVHLGGRTPGLANVALLRRPDSLDEATWLRRWHVDHTPVAIATQATFGYVQNTVVRALTAGAPRVDAIVEELFPAAAATDLMAFFGAADDADLNDRMRRMVASTAAFGANENVDTVPTSRYVLRSPFADTAALG, via the coding sequence GTGGAGAAGGTCATCGTGATCCTGCAACCGCGTGTCGCCGACGACGGCTGGTGCGACCGACTGCGCGGGCCTGTCGCCGACGCGCTGCTCGATCTCGGACTGCCGGGGCTGGCGGTCAACGTCAAGGATTCGGCGGTCCGGGATTCCCTGATGACGTTGACCACGCTCGATCTGCCGGTGGCCGGAGTCGTGACCCTCTGGACGCAGCAGTACTACGGCGCCGAGGTTGCCGCCGCGTTCGAGGTGCTCAGCAACGAATCCGACCGGCTCGCAGGCTATCTGGTGACCGAGTCGGTCCCGCTCGTGCCGCCCGTGCACCTCGGCGGCCGGACGCCCGGGTTGGCCAACGTCGCACTGCTGCGTCGACCCGACAGTCTCGACGAGGCGACGTGGCTACGCCGTTGGCACGTCGATCACACGCCGGTGGCGATCGCGACGCAGGCGACGTTCGGGTATGTGCAGAACACCGTCGTGCGGGCGCTGACGGCGGGTGCGCCCCGAGTGGACGCGATCGTCGAGGAGTTGTTCCCCGCTGCCGCGGCGACGGACCTGATGGCGTTCTTCGGTGCGGCCGACGACGCCGATCTCAACGATCGGATGCGCCGAATGGTCGCCAGCACTGCGGCGTTCGGTGCCAACGAGAACGTCGACACGGTGCCGACGAGCCGGTACGTCCTGAGGTCACCGTTCGCGGACACCGCTGCGCTAGGTTGA
- a CDS encoding enoyl-CoA hydratase/isomerase family protein: MTLTIADENRVRTITLNRPEALNAFNEALYDATAIAMKEAAQDPEVSVVLLTGAGRAFTAGTDLTEMQAMFTDPDFTFGEYGFNGLIDALAEFPKPFICAVNGVGLGAGATVLGFADLVFMSTEARLKCPFTSLGVAPEAASSYLLPQLLGRQNAAWLLLSSEWVGAEEAKQMGLVWKVCEPEALLPEARRHAELLASRPLASLMAVKRTMTAPLLEEIAAARKRENACFAELLGGAENAEALAEFNQRRA, encoded by the coding sequence GTGACGCTCACGATCGCCGACGAGAACCGGGTCCGGACCATCACGTTGAACCGGCCGGAGGCGCTCAACGCCTTCAACGAGGCGCTCTACGACGCCACGGCCATCGCGATGAAAGAGGCAGCACAGGATCCGGAGGTGTCGGTCGTCCTGCTCACCGGCGCCGGACGGGCATTCACAGCCGGCACGGATCTGACCGAGATGCAGGCGATGTTCACCGACCCGGACTTCACCTTCGGTGAGTACGGGTTCAACGGGCTGATCGATGCGCTCGCCGAGTTCCCCAAACCGTTCATCTGCGCGGTCAACGGTGTCGGCCTGGGCGCCGGCGCGACGGTCCTGGGGTTCGCGGATCTGGTCTTCATGTCGACCGAGGCCAGGCTGAAGTGTCCGTTCACCTCGCTCGGGGTGGCGCCGGAGGCCGCGTCGTCGTATCTGCTGCCCCAACTGCTCGGCAGGCAGAACGCCGCGTGGCTGCTGCTGTCCTCCGAATGGGTGGGCGCCGAGGAGGCCAAGCAGATGGGCCTGGTGTGGAAGGTGTGCGAACCCGAGGCGCTGCTGCCCGAGGCGCGCAGGCATGCCGAACTGCTGGCCTCACGTCCCCTGGCGAGCCTGATGGCGGTGAAGAGGACGATGACCGCGCCGTTGCTGGAGGAGATCGCGGCGGCGCGGAAGCGGGAGAACGCGTGCTTTGCGGAACTTCTCGGCGGCGCCGAGAATGCGGAGGCGCTCGCCGAATTCAACCAGCGTAGGGCATAA
- a CDS encoding (2Fe-2S)-binding protein: MYVCLCTGATSHEVADAVHKGACTSKQVAQACGAGTDCGRCRHTVRAIIEAESARLSVTVAS, from the coding sequence ATGTACGTGTGCCTCTGCACCGGGGCGACCAGCCACGAAGTCGCCGACGCCGTGCACAAGGGAGCCTGCACTTCCAAGCAGGTCGCCCAGGCGTGCGGGGCCGGCACCGACTGCGGCAGGTGCCGTCACACAGTCCGGGCCATCATCGAAGCCGAGTCGGCGCGACTCAGCGTCACCGTGGCCAGCTAA
- the bfr gene encoding bacterioferritin has protein sequence MLGDPEVLKLLNEQLTSELTAINQYFLHSKMQDNWGFTELAAHTRAESFDEMRHAEAITDRILLLDGLPNYQRLFSLRVGQTLREQFEADLAIEKEVLERLRPGVIMCREKQDSTSASLLEGIIADEESHVDYLETQLELMDKLGEQLYAAQCVSRPPS, from the coding sequence ATGCTAGGCGATCCAGAGGTTTTGAAGTTGCTCAACGAGCAGCTGACCAGTGAACTGACGGCAATCAATCAATATTTCCTGCACTCGAAGATGCAGGACAACTGGGGTTTCACCGAGTTGGCCGCGCACACCCGCGCTGAGTCCTTCGATGAGATGCGTCATGCGGAGGCCATCACCGACCGCATCCTGCTGCTCGACGGTCTGCCCAACTATCAGCGCCTGTTCTCCCTGCGGGTCGGTCAGACGCTGCGCGAGCAGTTCGAAGCGGACCTGGCGATCGAGAAAGAGGTGCTTGAGCGCCTGCGACCAGGGGTGATCATGTGTCGCGAGAAGCAGGACAGCACCAGCGCGTCGCTGCTCGAGGGCATCATCGCGGACGAGGAGAGCCACGTCGATTACCTCGAGACGCAGTTGGAGCTCATGGACAAGCTCGGTGAGCAGCTCTACGCGGCGCAGTGTGTGTCGCGGCCGCCCAGCTGA